A window from Corynebacterium urealyticum DSM 7109 encodes these proteins:
- a CDS encoding 3'-5' exonuclease, with protein MRSGLSGAPVRVRIMTAAHFNPAHMLSFDLETTGTNPLSARIVTSAMVRIRGSQVEDVELLADPGVEIPEQASAVHGITTEYAREHGKPHDEVLAETIRAIRQGWEEGATLVVFNAPYDLTVLRSQDPSFTVDGPVIDPLLLDRHFDQYRKGKRTLGAVCEHYEVALDNAHEATADAIAAARVAWKIAREHPELTQMSADELMLNQSTWYYEQQSSLAEYFRSKGRDANVNTSWPLQ; from the coding sequence ACCGCAGCGCATTTCAATCCGGCTCACATGCTGAGCTTCGACCTAGAGACCACTGGCACCAATCCACTGTCCGCTCGCATCGTGACCAGCGCCATGGTGCGCATCCGCGGCAGTCAGGTGGAAGACGTCGAATTGCTCGCTGACCCTGGCGTCGAGATCCCCGAGCAAGCCAGCGCGGTGCACGGCATCACGACCGAATACGCCCGGGAGCACGGTAAACCGCACGACGAGGTTTTGGCGGAGACCATCCGGGCGATCCGGCAGGGATGGGAGGAAGGCGCGACTCTCGTGGTCTTCAATGCGCCCTATGACCTGACTGTGCTGCGCAGCCAAGACCCGAGCTTCACCGTGGACGGCCCAGTGATCGACCCGTTGCTGCTGGACCGCCACTTCGATCAATATCGCAAGGGCAAGCGCACACTGGGGGCGGTCTGCGAGCACTACGAGGTGGCCCTCGACAACGCGCACGAGGCCACCGCTGACGCAATCGCAGCGGCCCGTGTCGCATGGAAAATCGCCCGCGAGCACCCGGAGCTGACCCAGATGAGCGCCGACGAGCTCATGTTGAACCAGTCCACCTGGTACTACGAGCAGCAGTCCAGCTTGGCGGAGTACTTCCGATCGAAGGGTCGCGACGCCAACGTGAACACCAGCTGGCCGCTGCAATAG
- the ilvA gene encoding threonine ammonia-lyase, biosynthetic has protein sequence MSSSPQPTAADYLKDIVAAPVYRAAKHTPTDAMPVLSKRLNNRVLVKREDLQPVHSFKIRGAFNRMAQLSPEERNRGVVAASAGNHAQGVALSGRELGIQTTIVMPEITPQIKVAAVQGLGGGVLLHGANFDEAKTKAIELSETEGMVFVPPFDDEAVVAGQGTIGLEIFQDVPEIDRVFVPIGGGGLAAGVAILLKQLNPKIQVIGVEPEESACFVAAKKAGEPVDLAYTSLFAEGVAVKRIGDENFRILNEWLDDVVTVTSDEISAAIKDIFDDTRAIAEPAGAVALAGLKRYCAEHEITDETLVHVLSGANVNFHSLRYVSERAELGEGSEALFGVTIPEAKGAFLDFCTVLGSRAVTEFSYRVGETDEPAKIFVGVQLKGGHQERESILTDLAAAGYGVVDLSEDEVAKEHVRYMIGGQPPHAVTESVFAFEFPEHPGALIRFLEVLGTRWNVSAFHYRSIGMDYGRVLAAFENVEGDPEFAEHLEKLGYHATEVSSSPAYQFFLKA, from the coding sequence ATGTCTTCCTCACCACAGCCCACCGCAGCCGATTACCTCAAGGACATCGTCGCAGCGCCCGTCTACCGGGCCGCAAAACACACGCCCACCGACGCGATGCCTGTGCTGTCCAAGCGCCTGAACAACCGCGTGCTCGTCAAGCGCGAGGACCTGCAGCCAGTGCACAGTTTCAAGATTCGCGGCGCTTTCAACCGCATGGCTCAGCTGAGCCCGGAGGAACGCAATCGGGGCGTAGTCGCCGCATCCGCTGGTAACCACGCACAAGGGGTGGCCCTGTCCGGACGCGAGCTGGGTATCCAGACCACCATCGTGATGCCGGAGATCACCCCGCAGATCAAGGTCGCCGCGGTTCAGGGGCTGGGCGGCGGTGTCCTGCTGCACGGCGCCAACTTCGACGAGGCCAAGACGAAGGCCATCGAGCTCTCCGAGACCGAGGGCATGGTCTTCGTCCCACCCTTCGACGACGAGGCGGTCGTCGCCGGTCAGGGAACCATCGGCCTGGAGATTTTCCAGGACGTTCCTGAGATCGACCGCGTCTTCGTCCCCATCGGGGGCGGTGGCCTGGCTGCTGGTGTGGCGATCCTGCTCAAGCAGCTAAACCCCAAGATTCAGGTCATTGGAGTGGAGCCGGAGGAGTCCGCCTGCTTCGTCGCCGCTAAGAAGGCGGGTGAGCCGGTGGACCTGGCCTACACCAGCCTGTTTGCTGAGGGTGTGGCGGTCAAGCGCATCGGGGATGAGAACTTCCGCATCCTGAACGAGTGGCTGGATGACGTCGTGACCGTCACCTCCGACGAGATCAGCGCGGCGATCAAGGACATCTTCGACGATACCCGCGCGATCGCCGAGCCCGCCGGCGCGGTGGCGCTGGCAGGCCTCAAGCGCTACTGCGCCGAGCACGAGATCACCGATGAAACGCTCGTCCACGTGCTCTCGGGCGCCAATGTCAACTTCCACTCCCTGCGCTATGTTTCCGAGCGCGCGGAGCTCGGTGAGGGCAGCGAGGCCCTGTTCGGCGTGACAATCCCCGAGGCTAAGGGCGCGTTCCTGGACTTTTGCACCGTCCTGGGTAGCCGCGCGGTCACCGAGTTCAGCTACCGCGTGGGGGAGACCGACGAACCAGCGAAGATCTTCGTCGGTGTGCAGCTTAAGGGTGGCCACCAGGAGCGGGAATCCATCCTCACCGACTTGGCTGCGGCTGGTTACGGGGTGGTCGACCTCTCCGAGGACGAGGTGGCCAAGGAACATGTGCGGTACATGATTGGCGGCCAGCCGCCGCACGCTGTGACCGAGAGCGTGTTCGCTTTCGAGTTCCCGGAGCACCCGGGTGCCCTCATCCGTTTCCTGGAGGTGCTGGGAACCCGGTGGAATGTGTCGGCCTTCCACTACCGCAGCATCGGCATGGACTATGGCCGCGTGCTCGCCGCGTTCGAGAATGTGGAGGGGGACCCAGAGTTCGCCGAGCACCTGGAGAAGCTGGGCTATCACGCCACTGAGGTCAGCTCCAGTCCAGCTTATCAGTTCTTCCTGAAGGCCTAA
- the gatC gene encoding Asp-tRNA(Asn)/Glu-tRNA(Gln) amidotransferase subunit GatC: MSEISRENVAHLAKLARLELSEDELQSYADQIDDIIEHVAAISKVDTEGVDPLSHPTQNVDGAVSVMREDVVMPVLTAEQALDQAPAVQDQRFQVPQILAD; encoded by the coding sequence ATGTCTGAAATTTCCCGCGAAAATGTTGCCCACTTGGCCAAGCTGGCGCGCCTGGAGCTCTCGGAAGATGAGCTGCAGAGCTATGCCGACCAGATCGACGACATCATCGAGCACGTCGCCGCGATCTCCAAGGTCGATACCGAGGGCGTTGATCCGCTGAGCCACCCGACTCAGAACGTCGATGGTGCTGTCTCCGTGATGCGCGAGGACGTCGTCATGCCCGTGCTGACCGCCGAGCAGGCCCTGGACCAGGCACCGGCAGTGCAGGATCAGCGCTTCCAGGTTCCACAGATCCTCGCCGATTAA
- the gatA gene encoding Asp-tRNA(Asn)/Glu-tRNA(Gln) amidotransferase subunit GatA, whose protein sequence is MTEAQRLTVGERTDSDFTTWTAAELAEKIHSREISSVEVTQAHLDRISDVDGEINAFIHVSADEALAAAHNVDAAIAAGDTPTSSLAGVPLALKDAFVTTDAPTTSGSKMLEGYMSPYDATLTLRLRSAGIPILGKTNMDEFAMGSSTENSAYGPTRNPWDLERTPGGSGGGSSAALAAGMAPLAIGTDTGGSIRQPAALTNTVGVKPTYGTVSRYGLIACASSLDQGGPAARTVKDTARLHQVIAGFDQNDATSSRHEIADVVAAAKQGANGDLKGVKVGVVKQFQQAEALQVGVRERYEANLEQLKSQGAELIEVDCPNFDHALNAYYLIQFSEISSNLARFDGMRYGLRAGDDGTRSADEVMSLSRAEGFGPEVKRRIMLGTYALSVGYYDAYYLQAQRVRNLVAQDYAKAFEQVDIIAAPTTPTTAFKLGELVDDPLQMYLFDLFTLPLNLAGVCGMSLPGGLSSDTQLPTGLQLMGPAHGEDRIYRVGSAFEAGREN, encoded by the coding sequence ATGACTGAAGCTCAGCGCCTGACGGTCGGGGAGCGTACGGACTCCGACTTCACGACCTGGACCGCCGCCGAACTGGCAGAGAAGATTCACTCGCGGGAAATCAGCTCTGTCGAGGTGACCCAGGCTCACCTGGACCGCATTAGCGACGTTGATGGGGAGATCAACGCCTTCATTCACGTCAGTGCCGACGAGGCACTGGCTGCCGCCCACAACGTCGACGCCGCCATCGCCGCGGGTGATACGCCGACCTCGAGCCTGGCCGGCGTGCCGCTCGCGCTGAAGGATGCCTTCGTCACCACCGACGCGCCCACCACCTCCGGGTCGAAGATGCTGGAAGGCTACATGAGCCCCTACGACGCGACGCTGACCTTGCGTCTGCGCAGCGCTGGCATCCCGATCCTGGGCAAGACCAACATGGATGAGTTCGCGATGGGCTCCTCCACCGAGAACTCCGCTTATGGCCCGACCCGTAACCCGTGGGATCTGGAGCGTACCCCGGGTGGTTCCGGCGGTGGCTCCTCCGCGGCGCTGGCTGCGGGCATGGCTCCGCTGGCTATCGGCACGGACACGGGTGGTTCCATCCGCCAGCCGGCCGCGCTGACCAACACCGTGGGCGTGAAGCCGACCTACGGCACCGTGTCCCGCTACGGCCTTATCGCCTGCGCTTCCTCCCTGGATCAGGGTGGCCCGGCGGCCCGCACGGTCAAGGACACCGCTCGCCTGCACCAGGTCATCGCGGGCTTCGACCAGAATGACGCCACGTCCTCCCGCCACGAGATCGCCGATGTCGTCGCAGCCGCTAAGCAGGGTGCAAACGGCGACCTCAAGGGCGTGAAGGTTGGTGTGGTCAAGCAGTTCCAGCAGGCAGAGGCCCTGCAGGTGGGCGTGCGTGAGCGCTACGAGGCCAACCTGGAGCAGCTGAAGTCCCAGGGTGCGGAGCTCATCGAGGTCGACTGCCCGAACTTCGACCACGCGCTGAACGCCTACTACCTGATCCAGTTCTCCGAGATCTCCTCCAACCTCGCCCGCTTTGACGGAATGCGTTACGGCCTGCGCGCCGGCGACGACGGCACCCGCAGCGCCGATGAGGTCATGAGCCTGAGCCGTGCGGAGGGCTTCGGCCCGGAGGTTAAGCGCCGCATCATGCTGGGTACCTACGCGCTCTCCGTCGGTTACTACGATGCCTACTACCTGCAGGCACAGCGCGTGCGTAATCTCGTCGCGCAGGACTACGCCAAGGCCTTCGAGCAGGTGGACATCATCGCCGCGCCGACGACCCCAACCACCGCGTTCAAACTCGGCGAGCTGGTCGACGACCCACTGCAGATGTACCTCTTCGACCTGTTCACCCTGCCGCTGAACCTTGCCGGCGTCTGCGGCATGTCCCTGCCGGGCGGCCTGAGCAGCGATACCCAGCTGCCGACGGGCCTGCAGCTGATGGGCCCAGCCCACGGCGAGGATCGCATCTACCGCGTCGGCTCCGCCTTCGAGGCCGGTCGCGAGAACTAA
- a CDS encoding NUDIX domain-containing protein — MVTTGDGWAIGVDGSRRWGTLGAAGLFLCAPAEDSAEPVVLMQHRAWWTNRGDTWALPGGAIDHGESPEQGAMRETQEETGIDPADVTVLDTLVTSRVELDHVLRREAVLPEEEHLLDPVRAMIERDGDVRQALQEQPIHHPEHGGRAVFGLGAKFWWEVLDETVTEWRYSTVIARAEHPLDFILTEESTDLRWQPLSQLEELNLMPEFRATLPEVRQRVAWLWG; from the coding sequence ATGGTTACTACGGGTGATGGCTGGGCAATTGGCGTCGATGGCTCCCGCAGGTGGGGGACCCTGGGGGCAGCCGGGCTGTTCCTGTGCGCCCCGGCCGAAGACTCCGCCGAGCCGGTCGTCCTGATGCAACACCGTGCCTGGTGGACCAACCGCGGGGATACCTGGGCGCTGCCGGGAGGCGCGATCGACCACGGCGAGTCTCCCGAGCAGGGCGCGATGCGTGAGACTCAGGAGGAGACCGGGATCGACCCCGCGGACGTCACCGTCCTGGACACGCTAGTTACCTCCCGCGTCGAGCTGGACCACGTGCTGCGCCGCGAAGCCGTCCTCCCGGAGGAAGAGCACTTGCTGGATCCGGTGCGCGCCATGATCGAGCGAGACGGCGATGTCCGCCAGGCGCTGCAGGAACAGCCCATTCACCACCCGGAACACGGGGGACGTGCGGTCTTCGGGCTCGGCGCCAAGTTCTGGTGGGAGGTGCTCGACGAGACCGTGACCGAGTGGCGGTATAGCACCGTCATCGCGCGCGCTGAGCACCCGCTGGACTTCATTCTCACCGAGGAATCCACGGACCTTCGCTGGCAGCCGCTCTCACAGCTGGAGGAGCTCAACCTCATGCCCGAATTCCGTGCCACGCTGCCGGAGGTCCGCCAGCGGGTGGCGTGGCTCTGGGGCTAG
- a CDS encoding MFS transporter: MVPVTAHKYPTLPLNSKAAWRALTALCIGFFMILLDQSIVAVATPDLQSQLGATYNQVIWVTSVYLLFFAVPLLVTGRLGDRYGPKNVYIVGMVIFTLSSLACSYSVTIEWLMLSRAVQGLGAALLTPQTMSVINRIFPREKRGAAMGVWGAVAGLSTMMGPILGGIITSTLSWHWIFLVNVPIGILSIVLVVAWVPPFEPTDKPIDGISMAQSMLAVSCLIFAIQQGETVGWAWWIWVVMAVGIAIGVLFFHRQARLTHGAKSKDPVLPTTLFSRRSFAMGNLAIFTMGFATASMMLPLMMYLQQVHGLSAMTAVAYVLPMSVLALPLSPWIGWLIDRKDARPIAVTGFVFMIAGIIGLFFCLRPGGTAGAIIVPMLLLGAGNAAFWSPNSAMTLRDLPPHLAGAGSGAYNTIRQVGAVTGVAVVGAVLQVRLSYYGDAAGEQLAYAFGQSFLPIAAALLVGLVATALSGSAKPGPGPRH, translated from the coding sequence ATGGTGCCTGTGACTGCGCATAAGTACCCAACGCTTCCGCTGAACAGTAAGGCAGCCTGGCGGGCGCTGACCGCCCTGTGCATCGGTTTCTTCATGATCCTACTGGATCAATCGATCGTGGCTGTTGCCACGCCGGATCTGCAGTCACAGCTGGGCGCCACCTATAACCAGGTCATCTGGGTGACCTCGGTGTATCTGCTCTTTTTCGCCGTTCCGCTGCTGGTCACCGGACGGCTGGGAGACCGGTACGGGCCGAAGAACGTCTACATCGTGGGCATGGTGATCTTCACACTGTCCTCACTGGCGTGCAGCTACTCCGTGACGATCGAGTGGCTGATGCTCTCCCGGGCGGTGCAGGGGCTCGGCGCGGCACTGCTGACCCCGCAGACCATGTCGGTGATCAACCGGATCTTTCCGCGGGAGAAGCGGGGCGCAGCCATGGGGGTGTGGGGAGCCGTGGCCGGCCTATCCACGATGATGGGGCCGATTCTGGGAGGGATTATCACCTCCACGCTTTCATGGCATTGGATCTTCCTGGTCAACGTGCCGATCGGCATCCTGTCCATCGTGTTGGTTGTGGCTTGGGTGCCGCCCTTCGAACCCACCGATAAGCCCATCGACGGGATCTCAATGGCCCAGTCCATGCTCGCGGTCAGCTGCCTTATTTTTGCGATTCAGCAGGGCGAGACCGTTGGCTGGGCATGGTGGATCTGGGTCGTGATGGCCGTAGGTATCGCCATCGGAGTGCTCTTTTTCCACCGACAGGCCCGGCTCACCCATGGTGCGAAAAGTAAGGATCCGGTCCTGCCGACCACGCTGTTTTCCCGCCGCAGCTTCGCGATGGGAAACCTCGCTATCTTCACGATGGGCTTTGCCACCGCGAGCATGATGCTGCCGCTGATGATGTACCTGCAGCAGGTCCACGGACTCTCCGCGATGACGGCTGTGGCCTATGTGTTGCCCATGTCCGTCCTGGCATTGCCGCTGTCACCCTGGATCGGTTGGCTCATCGACCGGAAGGACGCCCGGCCCATCGCCGTCACCGGCTTCGTGTTCATGATTGCCGGGATAATCGGGCTGTTTTTCTGCCTTCGTCCGGGAGGGACAGCTGGGGCAATCATCGTGCCCATGCTGCTGCTGGGGGCGGGTAACGCTGCCTTCTGGTCGCCCAATTCTGCGATGACGCTGCGGGACTTGCCTCCCCACCTGGCCGGTGCCGGGTCGGGGGCGTATAACACTATCCGCCAGGTTGGTGCGGTCACCGGCGTGGCCGTGGTGGGAGCTGTCCTCCAGGTGCGCTTGAGCTACTACGGCGACGCAGCGGGGG